The Arachis hypogaea cultivar Tifrunner chromosome 19, arahy.Tifrunner.gnm2.J5K5, whole genome shotgun sequence genome has a window encoding:
- the LOC112779151 gene encoding uncharacterized protein, whose protein sequence is MEKYFKRTSSLEIGSQNNSSTSSNKRRFLEFEVDNLIADPGQRPKISSYHPNDRDKVRCAYLQKGPCQPRTHDFPQTACGSSFRRFNPNWFDDYGNWLEYSISKDAVFCLCCYLMKPETEGGDAFVTTGFSNWKKKERLQIHVGIHDSAHNQAWRKCEALMRPKQHITAAIEKQSEQAKKNYQIHLTATIDCIRFLLRQGLAFRGNDETDDSVNQGNFLELLNFLAQHNEEIGRAFKNARGNLKLIAPSIQKDIVRAAARETTKVIVDDLGDELFAVLVDEARDISIKEQMSVCLRYVNKEGQVREHFLGLVHVSNTNALSLKLALESLLETYNLSLSRVRGQGYDGASNMQGEFNGLKTLILKENSYAFYVHCFAHQLQLALVTVAKKQVEIALLFNLLTNLCNVVGASCKRRDMLRDSQMTKTIEALKSGEIFSGRGLNQETALKRAGDTRWGSHYGTILRLISLFPSVVNVLEYVEEDGNNSEQRAEACHLLNVIQSFEFIFNLHLMKNILGVTNELSQALQRNDQDIVNAMALVKVSKQRLQNIRDDGCQLENFILDVRSDDQFSDLNGIGALSQKLVETRKNIVYPLVFLLLKLALVLPVATASVERTFSAMNIIKSRLRNRMGDEFLNDCLVTYIERETFDCIDNEKIIQSFQNMKPRRMEF, encoded by the exons atggagaaatatttcaaaagaacCTCATCATTGGAGATTGGATCCCAAAACAATTCATCGACCTCTTCTAATAAAAGGAGGTTTTTAGAATTCGAAGTAGATAATCTTATAGCAGATCCAGGACAACGACCAAAGATTTCAAGTTATCACCCGAATGACAGAGACAAAGTTAGATGTGCATATTTACAAAAAGGTCCTTGTCAACCAAGGACTCATGATTTTCCGCAAACTGCTTGTGGTTCTTCTTTTCGAAGATTTAATCCTAATTGGTTTGATGACTATGGCAACTGGTTAGAGTATAGTATATCAAAAGATGCTGTTTTTTGTCTTTGTTGTTATCTTATGAAACCTGAGACTGAAGGTGGTGATGCTTTTGTAACTACTGGCTtttcaaattggaaaaaaaaggagagactACAAATTCATGTTGGGATTCATGATAGCGCTCATAATCAAGCTTGGAGAAAATGTGAAGCACTTATGAGACCAAAACAACACATCACTGCTGCTATTGAAAAACAATCTGAGCAAGCTAAAAAGAATTATCAAATTCACTTGACAGCAACAATTGATTGTATTAGATTTCTTTTGCGACAAGGATTGGCCTTTCGTGGTAATGATGAGACAGATGATTCTGTTAACCAAGGAAATTTTTTGGAACTTCTAAACTTTCTTGCGCAACATAATGAAGAGATTGGTCGTGCTTTCAAAAATGCTCGTGGGAATCTTAAACTAATAGCACCCTCAATTCAAAAAGATATTGTAAGAGCTGCTGCAAGGGAAACGACAAAAGTTATTGTAGATGATCTTGGGGATGAATTATTTGCTGTATTGGTTGATGAAGCCCGTGACATTTCTATTAAGGAGCAAATGTCAGTTTGCTTAAGGTATGTGAACAAAGAAGGACAAGTTAGGGAGCATTTTCTTGGTCTTGTTCATGTTTCTAATACTAATGCTTTATCTCTAAAATTAGCATTGGAGTCATTATTAGAAACATATAATTTAAGTTTATCAAGAGTACGTGGACAAGGATATGATGGTGCAAGTAACATGCAAGGAGAATTTAATGGTTTGAAAACTTTGATATTGAAAGAAAATTCTTATGCTTTCTATGTACATTGCTTTGCTCACCAACTTCAGTTAGCTCTTGTAACGGTTGCAAAAAAACAAGTTGAAATTGCTTTgctttttaatttgttaactaatttgtGCAATGTTGTTGGAGCTTCGTGTAAACGAAGAGATATGCTTCGTGATAGTCAAATGACTAAGACAATTGAAGCACTAAAAAGTGGAGAAATTTTTAGTGGGCGTGGTTTGAATCAAGAAACAGCTTTAAAAAGAGCTGGAGACACTAGATGGGGTTCACACTATGGAACTATACTtagattaatttctttatttccttctGTGGTTAATGTTCTTGAATATGTTGAGGAAGATGGAAATAATTCAGAACAAAGAGCTGAAGCATGTCATTTATTGAATGTCATTCAATCCTTTGAATTCATTTTCAACTTGCACTTGATGAAAAATATCTTGGGAGTTACTAATGAGTTATCTCAAGCGTTACAAAGGAATGATCAAGACATTGTAAATGCTATGGCATTAGTCAAAGTGTCTAAGCAACGGTTGCAAAATATAAGAGATGATGGCTG TCAACTTGAGAACTTCATACTAGATGTGCGTTCTGATGATCAATTCTCAGACTTAAATGGAATTGGTGCTCTTTCTCAGAAGTTGGTTgagactcgaaaaaatattgtttatccaTTAGTGTTTCTTCTTTTGAAGTTAGCTTTAGTTTTGCCCGTAGCAACTGCATCAGTTGAAAGAACTTTTTCTGCTATGAACATCATAAAGAGTCGACTTCGGAACCGTATGGGAGAcgaatttttaaatgattgtttagtGACATACATAGAAAGAGAGACATTTGATTGTATTGACAATGAAAAGATTattcaatcttttcaaaatatgaaaCCTAGAAGAATGGAATTCTAA